The following proteins come from a genomic window of Halorussus halophilus:
- a CDS encoding HalOD1 output domain-containing protein: MDGDAGRLAEDEHQHTYHVGDDELPSRAVVYAVASVRNREPMLLPSLHERIDPNALDALFADTRTNGERSDGHVSFDYCDCEVVVFADDRVVVRCDE; the protein is encoded by the coding sequence ATGGATGGAGACGCAGGTCGTCTCGCTGAGGACGAACACCAGCACACGTACCACGTCGGCGACGACGAATTACCGAGCAGGGCGGTCGTCTACGCCGTCGCCAGCGTTCGAAACCGAGAACCGATGTTGTTACCATCGCTACACGAGCGTATCGACCCCAACGCGCTCGACGCCTTGTTCGCGGACACGCGAACGAACGGAGAACGAAGTGACGGCCACGTCTCGTTCGACTACTGCGACTGTGAAGTCGTCGTGTTCGCCGACGACCGCGTCGTCGTTCGGTGCGACGAATAA